Proteins co-encoded in one Pseudomonas fluorescens genomic window:
- the metF gene encoding methylenetetrahydrofolate reductase [NAD(P)H], protein MSQERRYSFEFFPTKTDAGHEKLLATARQLATYNPDFFSCTYGAGGSTRDRTLNTVLQLESEVKVPAAPHLSCVGDSKDDLRGLLNEYKAAGIKRIVALRGDLPSGMGMTSGELRHANELVEFIREETGNHFHIEVAAYPEMHPQARNYEDDLANFVRKARAGADSAITQYFFNADSYFYFVDRLQALGVDIPVVPGIMPITNYSKLARFSDACGAEIPRWIRKQLEAYGDDSQSIQRFGEQVVTEMCERLLQGGAPGLHFYSMNQAEPSLAIWNNLKLPR, encoded by the coding sequence ATGTCCCAAGAACGTCGCTACAGCTTCGAGTTCTTCCCGACCAAGACCGATGCTGGGCATGAAAAACTGCTCGCCACTGCCCGTCAGCTGGCCACCTACAACCCTGACTTCTTTTCCTGCACCTACGGCGCGGGCGGTTCGACCCGTGACCGCACGCTGAACACCGTGCTGCAGCTGGAGAGCGAAGTCAAAGTACCCGCTGCCCCGCACCTGTCGTGCGTCGGCGACAGCAAGGACGACCTGCGCGGCCTGCTGAACGAGTACAAGGCTGCCGGCATCAAGCGCATCGTTGCCCTGCGTGGCGACCTGCCGTCCGGCATGGGCATGACCAGCGGTGAGCTGCGTCACGCCAATGAGCTGGTTGAATTCATTCGTGAAGAGACCGGCAATCATTTCCACATCGAAGTCGCCGCCTACCCGGAGATGCATCCGCAAGCGCGCAACTACGAAGACGATCTCGCCAACTTCGTGCGCAAGGCCCGTGCAGGCGCCGACAGCGCGATCACCCAGTACTTCTTCAACGCCGACAGCTACTTCTACTTCGTCGACCGTTTGCAGGCGCTGGGCGTGGACATTCCGGTTGTTCCGGGGATCATGCCGATCACCAACTACAGCAAACTCGCGCGTTTCTCCGATGCCTGCGGTGCGGAAATCCCGCGCTGGATCCGCAAGCAGCTGGAAGCCTACGGCGATGACAGCCAAAGCATTCAGCGCTTTGGCGAACAGGTCGTCACCGAAATGTGCGAACGCCTGCTGCAAGGCGGTGCGCCTGGCCTGCACTTCTATTCCATGAACCAGGCCGAACCGAGCCTGGCGATCTGGAACAACCTGAAGCTGCCGCGCTGA
- a CDS encoding cation:proton antiporter yields MLELVAAFICLTTLLTFVNFRFIGLPPTIGVMVTALMFSLLLQGLSLLGYPGLEERVQQLIGQIDFGDLLMNWMLSFLLFAGALHVNLNDLRSYRWPIGLLATFGVLIATAVIGSLAYYIFALFGWHVSFLYCLLFGALISPTDPIAVLGVLRTANASKPLKTTIVGESLFNDGTAVVVFTVLLGIVQLGETPTVGATAMLFAHEAIGGVLFGGLIGYLVYLMIKSIEQHQIEVMLTLALVIGGSAMATELHVSAPIAMVVAGLIIGNLGRNLAMNDMTRKYLDGFWELLDDMLNALLFALIGMELLLLPFNWLHVAAASLLALAILLSRLLTVAPAIVLLRRWRTVPRGTIRILTWGGLRGGVSVALALALPLGPERDLLLSITYIVVLSSILLQGLTIGKLVKHATRDEPVTTAVPAHH; encoded by the coding sequence ATGCTTGAACTTGTCGCCGCTTTCATTTGCCTCACCACCCTCCTCACCTTCGTGAATTTCCGCTTCATCGGCTTGCCGCCCACCATCGGCGTGATGGTCACCGCGCTGATGTTTTCCCTGTTGTTGCAAGGCCTGAGCCTGCTCGGTTATCCCGGTCTCGAAGAACGCGTTCAGCAGCTGATCGGCCAGATCGACTTCGGCGATCTGCTGATGAACTGGATGTTGTCGTTCCTGCTGTTCGCCGGCGCCCTGCACGTCAACCTGAATGACTTGCGCAGCTATCGCTGGCCCATCGGCCTGCTGGCGACCTTCGGCGTGCTGATCGCCACCGCCGTGATCGGCAGCCTCGCCTACTACATCTTCGCCCTGTTCGGCTGGCACGTGAGCTTCCTCTACTGCCTGTTGTTCGGCGCACTGATTTCCCCGACCGACCCGATTGCGGTGCTCGGCGTGCTGCGTACCGCCAACGCCTCGAAGCCGTTGAAAACCACTATTGTCGGCGAGTCGCTGTTCAACGACGGCACTGCCGTGGTGGTGTTCACCGTGTTGCTGGGTATCGTGCAACTGGGTGAGACCCCGACCGTCGGCGCCACCGCCATGCTGTTTGCCCATGAAGCCATCGGCGGCGTGCTGTTCGGCGGGTTGATCGGTTATCTGGTGTACCTGATGATCAAGAGCATCGAGCAGCACCAGATCGAAGTCATGCTGACCCTGGCGCTGGTCATCGGCGGCTCGGCGATGGCCACCGAGCTGCACGTTTCGGCGCCGATTGCGATGGTGGTCGCCGGTCTGATCATCGGTAACCTGGGGCGTAACCTGGCGATGAACGACATGACGCGCAAATACCTGGACGGTTTCTGGGAATTGCTCGACGACATGCTCAACGCCCTGCTGTTCGCGTTGATCGGCATGGAACTGTTGCTGCTGCCGTTCAATTGGCTGCACGTGGCGGCGGCGAGCCTGTTGGCGCTGGCGATTCTGCTATCGCGCCTGCTCACCGTGGCCCCGGCGATTGTTCTGTTGCGCCGCTGGCGCACGGTGCCGCGTGGCACCATCCGGATCCTGACCTGGGGCGGTTTGCGCGGCGGGGTCTCGGTGGCATTGGCCCTGGCCCTGCCGCTGGGTCCGGAGCGCGACCTGCTGCTGAGCATCACCTACATCGTGGTGCTGTCGTCGATCCTGTTGCAGGGCCTGACCATCGGCAAACTGGTCAAGCACGCCACCCGTGATGAACCGGTAACCACTGCCGTACCTGCGCACCACTGA
- the ahcY gene encoding adenosylhomocysteinase: MSAVITPADFNDYKVADMSLAAWGRRETIIAESEMPALMGLRRKYASEQPLKGAKILGCIHMTIQTAVLIETLVALGAEVRWSSCNIFSTQDQAAASIAAAGIPVFAWKGETEEEYEWCLEQTILKDGQPWDANMILDDGGDLTELLHKKYPQVLDRVHGVTEETTTGVHRLLDMLAKGELKIPAINVNDSVTKSKNDNKYGCRHSLNDAIKRGTDHLLSGKQALVIGYGDVGKGSAQSLRQEGMIVKVSEVDPICAMQACMDGFELVSPFIDGINDGTEASIDKALLGKIDLIVTTTGNVNVCDANMLKALKKRAVVCNIGHFDNEIDTAFMRKNWAWEEVKPQVHKIHRTGAGSFDPQNDDYLILLAEGRLVNLGNATGHPSRIMDGSFANQVLAQIFLFGQKYADLSPAQKAERLTVEVLPKKLDEEVALEMVRGFGGVVTQLTKQQADYIGVTVEGPFKPHAYRY; the protein is encoded by the coding sequence ATGAGCGCTGTTATCACGCCTGCCGATTTTAACGATTACAAAGTCGCCGACATGTCCCTGGCTGCCTGGGGCCGTCGCGAAACCATCATCGCCGAATCGGAAATGCCGGCCCTGATGGGTCTGCGCCGCAAGTACGCTTCCGAGCAGCCTTTGAAAGGTGCAAAAATCCTCGGCTGCATCCACATGACCATTCAGACCGCCGTGCTGATCGAAACCCTGGTTGCCCTGGGTGCCGAAGTGCGCTGGTCGTCCTGCAACATCTTCTCGACTCAGGACCAGGCCGCCGCTTCCATCGCTGCTGCCGGCATTCCGGTTTTCGCCTGGAAAGGCGAGACTGAAGAAGAGTACGAGTGGTGCCTGGAGCAGACCATCCTGAAGGATGGCCAGCCATGGGACGCCAACATGATCCTCGACGACGGCGGCGACCTGACCGAGCTGCTGCACAAGAAATACCCGCAGGTTCTGGACCGCGTTCACGGCGTGACTGAAGAAACCACCACCGGCGTTCACCGCCTGCTGGACATGCTGGCCAAGGGCGAGCTGAAAATCCCGGCCATCAACGTCAACGACTCGGTGACCAAGTCCAAGAACGACAACAAGTACGGCTGCCGTCACAGCCTGAACGACGCCATCAAGCGCGGCACCGACCACCTGCTGTCCGGCAAGCAAGCGCTGGTCATCGGCTACGGTGACGTGGGCAAGGGTTCGGCCCAGTCCCTGCGTCAGGAAGGCATGATCGTTAAGGTCTCCGAAGTTGACCCGATCTGCGCCATGCAAGCCTGCATGGACGGTTTCGAACTGGTTTCGCCGTTCATCGACGGTATCAACGACGGCACCGAAGCGAGCATCGACAAAGCGCTGCTGGGCAAGATCGACCTGATCGTAACCACCACCGGTAACGTCAACGTTTGCGACGCCAACATGCTCAAAGCCCTGAAGAAGCGCGCCGTTGTCTGCAACATCGGTCACTTCGACAACGAAATCGACACCGCTTTCATGCGCAAGAACTGGGCATGGGAAGAAGTGAAGCCACAGGTACACAAGATCCACCGTACCGGTGCTGGCTCGTTCGACCCACAGAACGACGACTACCTGATCCTGCTGGCCGAAGGCCGTCTGGTGAACCTGGGCAACGCTACCGGTCACCCAAGCCGCATCATGGACGGTTCGTTCGCCAACCAGGTTCTGGCCCAGATCTTCCTGTTCGGCCAGAAGTACGCCGACCTGTCGCCAGCCCAGAAAGCCGAGCGCCTGACCGTTGAAGTACTGCCAAAGAAACTCGACGAAGAAGTGGCCCTGGAAATGGTTCGCGGCTTCGGCGGCGTGGTCACTCAACTGACCAAGCAACAGGCTGACTACATCGGCGTGACCGTCGAAGGCCCGTTCAAGCCGCACGCTTACCGCTACTGA
- the mltA gene encoding murein transglycosylase A, translated as MNSRSKAWRHPLIATLPLLAILAGCTGGDSAKPKTHALATYSSATWEALPAVSDNDLVAGFGSWRSACTRLKADPIWGATCAAAANVPQSAGDIRSFLKQHLDVFGLRAEHDNPNGLITGYYEPVYPGSLTQTATANVPVYGVPEDMIIVSLDSIYPELKGKRLRGRLEGRVLKPYDDAATIESKGVKAPVVAWLTDPMNLQFLQIQGSGRIQTEDGRQLRIAYADQNGHPYRPIGRWLVEQGELKKEDVTMGAISNWAKANPSRIPELLGSNPSYVFFTRNPDSNEGPRGSLNVPLTAGYSAAVDRKVIPLGSLLWLSTTRPDGTPLVRPVAAQDTGGAIAGEVRADLFWGTGDAAGQLAGDMKQQGQIWMLWPKGAALPQVPQVADKQ; from the coding sequence ATGAACAGCCGTTCCAAGGCCTGGCGTCACCCACTCATCGCAACCCTGCCGCTGCTGGCCATCCTCGCCGGCTGCACCGGGGGCGACAGTGCCAAGCCGAAAACCCACGCACTGGCCACTTACTCCAGCGCCACCTGGGAAGCCCTGCCTGCGGTTTCCGACAACGATCTGGTGGCCGGTTTCGGTTCGTGGCGCAGTGCCTGCACCCGGCTCAAGGCTGACCCGATCTGGGGCGCTACCTGCGCAGCGGCGGCCAACGTGCCGCAAAGCGCCGGCGACATCCGCAGCTTCCTCAAGCAACACCTCGACGTCTTCGGTCTGCGCGCCGAGCACGACAATCCCAATGGCCTGATCACCGGTTACTACGAACCGGTCTACCCCGGCAGCCTGACGCAAACCGCAACCGCCAATGTGCCGGTGTATGGCGTGCCTGAAGACATGATCATCGTCTCCCTGGACAGCATTTACCCGGAGTTGAAAGGCAAGCGCCTGCGCGGACGCCTCGAAGGTCGTGTACTCAAACCTTACGACGACGCCGCGACCATCGAGAGCAAAGGGGTCAAGGCGCCAGTGGTGGCGTGGCTGACCGATCCGATGAACCTGCAATTCCTGCAGATCCAGGGTTCAGGGAGGATTCAGACCGAGGACGGCCGGCAACTGCGCATCGCCTACGCCGACCAGAACGGTCATCCGTACCGGCCGATCGGCCGCTGGCTGGTGGAGCAGGGCGAGTTGAAGAAAGAAGATGTGACCATGGGCGCGATCAGCAACTGGGCCAAGGCCAACCCGTCGCGCATTCCGGAGTTGCTGGGCAGTAACCCGAGCTACGTGTTCTTCACCCGAAATCCGGACAGTAACGAAGGCCCGCGCGGCTCGTTGAATGTGCCGCTGACCGCCGGTTACAGCGCGGCGGTCGATCGCAAGGTGATCCCGCTGGGCAGCCTGTTATGGCTGTCGACCACCCGCCCTGACGGCACGCCACTGGTACGCCCCGTCGCTGCGCAGGACACCGGCGGCGCCATTGCCGGCGAGGTTCGTGCGGATCTGTTCTGGGGTACCGGTGATGCCGCCGGACAACTGGCCGGTGACATGAAGCAGCAAGGGCAGATCTGGATGCTCTGGCCAAAAGGCGCGGCATTGCCGCAAGTGCCGCAGGTGGCCGACAAGCAGTAA
- a CDS encoding c-type cytochrome, with protein MTLKRLSVVLLACLTLSACGGVDPNSPLGQRKAIFKQMLKTGEDLGGMLRGRIAFDGPKFTEGAIKLDALSHEPWKHFPSVREEDHTSAKDDVWKRQARFQEMARTLETATGELVIASKVQPYKASNLGPAVQKVEDACSACHKEFRDH; from the coding sequence ATGACTCTTAAAAGACTTTCCGTTGTATTGCTGGCCTGTCTGACCTTGTCCGCCTGCGGTGGTGTCGACCCCAATTCTCCGCTGGGCCAGCGCAAGGCGATCTTCAAGCAGATGCTCAAGACCGGCGAAGACCTGGGCGGCATGCTGCGCGGGCGCATTGCCTTCGACGGACCGAAATTCACGGAAGGCGCGATCAAGCTCGATGCACTGTCCCATGAACCGTGGAAGCATTTCCCTTCGGTGCGCGAAGAAGATCACACCAGTGCCAAGGACGATGTCTGGAAGAGGCAGGCACGTTTCCAGGAAATGGCCCGCACCCTTGAGACCGCCACCGGTGAACTGGTGATCGCCAGCAAGGTCCAGCCGTACAAGGCCAGCAACCTGGGGCCGGCGGTGCAGAAGGTCGAAGATGCCTGCAGTGCCTGCCATAAAGAGTTTCGCGACCACTGA
- a CDS encoding EamA family transporter, whose product MLATALVLVAALLHAAWNTLIKFSAERLLVVACMDTVALLFVALAFPFISLPPPEIWPWILASAAFELLYRYLLIQAYRVGDLGLVYPLMRGLSPLVVLALTLIFAGEVLTTQQIFGIMLIPLGMACLLWQGGGGKHLPWSMLPVVALIGLCIGCYTYIDGQALRRWSHPLDYLVWVTLLSAWPFPMLAWVARRPAFLLFWREQWKLGLAVGFCVLFSYALVLWAMQLGSIAEAAALREISVILVVLFGMRYLKEPFGRPRLLACGLVLIGMLVMKF is encoded by the coding sequence GTGCTGGCGACAGCTCTGGTGTTGGTGGCGGCACTGTTGCACGCCGCGTGGAATACCTTGATCAAGTTCAGCGCTGAGCGGTTGCTGGTGGTGGCCTGCATGGACACCGTGGCGCTGCTGTTCGTGGCGCTGGCGTTTCCTTTCATCAGCCTGCCGCCGCCGGAAATCTGGCCGTGGATTCTGGCGTCGGCCGCGTTCGAACTGCTTTATCGCTATCTGTTGATTCAGGCCTATCGGGTCGGCGACCTGGGATTGGTCTATCCGTTGATGCGCGGACTGTCACCGCTGGTGGTGCTGGCGCTGACCCTGATCTTCGCCGGCGAAGTGCTGACCACGCAGCAGATCTTTGGAATCATGCTGATCCCGCTGGGCATGGCCTGCCTGCTCTGGCAGGGCGGCGGCGGGAAACATTTGCCATGGTCGATGCTGCCGGTGGTGGCGCTGATCGGGTTGTGCATCGGCTGCTACACCTACATCGATGGCCAGGCTTTGCGGCGCTGGTCGCATCCACTGGATTACCTGGTCTGGGTCACGCTGCTCAGTGCCTGGCCGTTCCCGATGCTGGCATGGGTCGCCAGGCGGCCGGCGTTCCTGCTGTTCTGGCGTGAACAGTGGAAACTGGGACTGGCGGTCGGGTTCTGCGTGTTGTTCAGCTACGCTCTGGTGCTGTGGGCGATGCAACTGGGGTCAATTGCCGAAGCGGCGGCATTGCGTGAAATCAGCGTGATTCTGGTGGTGCTGTTCGGCATGCGCTACCTGAAAGAACCTTTCGGCCGGCCACGGCTCTTAGCCTGTGGGTTGGTGCTGATCGGCATGCTGGTGATGAAGTTCTGA
- a CDS encoding DUF1090 domain-containing protein yields MKFLAPLAMLTLCGVMAAPAMAGEDAPGLTGCAAKKQGIINQIEQAKSRGNADQQAGLETALREVTEHCTDAGLKKERENKVLDAKHEVSKRQADLDKAMKKGDPEKIDKRKNKLAESRKELQDALDELDK; encoded by the coding sequence ATGAAATTTCTCGCACCGCTCGCCATGCTGACACTTTGCGGCGTAATGGCCGCACCCGCGATGGCAGGCGAAGACGCCCCGGGCCTGACCGGTTGTGCTGCCAAGAAGCAAGGCATCATCAATCAGATCGAACAGGCCAAATCCCGCGGCAACGCCGACCAGCAGGCCGGTCTCGAAACCGCCCTGCGCGAAGTCACCGAACACTGCACCGACGCCGGCCTGAAAAAGGAACGTGAAAACAAGGTGCTCGACGCCAAGCACGAAGTGAGCAAGCGTCAGGCCGATCTCGACAAGGCCATGAAGAAAGGCGACCCGGAGAAAATCGACAAGCGCAAGAACAAGCTCGCCGAGTCGCGCAAGGAATTGCAGGACGCGCTGGACGAACTGGACAAGTAA
- a CDS encoding MAPEG family protein, with product MTVALWCVFIAIFLPYVCTGVAKAVGGYRLSDNHDPRDFLESLNGVARRAHAAQLNSFEVTPAFAAAVIVAHLVGTAELVTVNVLAVLFITSRLLYIICYLADWAILRSLVWFVGMGLIASFFFVSV from the coding sequence ATGACGGTGGCTTTGTGGTGCGTTTTCATTGCGATCTTTCTGCCCTATGTGTGCACGGGCGTGGCCAAGGCTGTCGGTGGTTATCGGCTGAGCGACAATCACGATCCCCGGGATTTTCTCGAAAGCCTGAATGGCGTGGCGCGGCGGGCCCATGCGGCGCAACTGAACAGTTTTGAAGTAACGCCAGCCTTTGCGGCGGCGGTGATCGTTGCGCATCTGGTGGGCACGGCAGAGTTGGTAACAGTGAATGTGCTGGCGGTGTTGTTCATCACCAGTCGCCTGCTGTACATCATCTGCTATCTGGCGGACTGGGCGATTCTGCGGTCGCTGGTGTGGTTTGTCGGAATGGGGCTGATCGCCAGTTTCTTCTTCGTTTCGGTCTGA
- the ligB gene encoding NAD-dependent DNA ligase LigB, with amino-acid sequence MLATLRLFFLFLLFSIHLGTFAGDCPDWAADRARTQITALQQQIDQWDDAYHRKGRSIIADELYDQSRIRLGEWRECFKLPSPSKPLRTASGPVAHPIAHTGLDKLHDAADIEAWLRDRKEVWVQPKVDGVAVTLIYRSGRLQQAISRGDGIRGQDWTASAQKISAIPQQLTQPLDLSVQGELYWRLNDHIQARIGSANARATVAGLMGRKDLSAEQAAGIGLFVWDWPLGPSSLRDRIAGLAALGFVTTESYSHPVSGLADAQQWRDHWYRSPLPFASDGVVLRQSQRPPAERWQARSPYWAVAWKYPFAQALADVRKVNFKIGRTGRITPVLELAPVRLDDRQIKRVSVSSLKRWQELDIRPGDQVAISLAGLTIPRLDSVVLRSTERVELNVPLASDFHPLSCWQPTPGCESQFLARLTWLGGKQGLALPHVGRGTWEKLLDTGRLNSLLDWLTLEEPELAKIAGLGERSSARLHHSFHSARQRPFTQWLKALGLPPTGQASLADSWQALAQRNTEQWQAEPGIGPGRAAQLSAFFRDPQVLALSETLRAAGIDGF; translated from the coding sequence ATGCTTGCCACACTGCGCCTGTTTTTCCTTTTCCTGCTGTTTTCCATCCACCTCGGCACCTTCGCCGGCGATTGCCCGGACTGGGCTGCCGACCGGGCCCGAACCCAGATCACCGCCCTGCAACAACAGATCGACCAGTGGGACGACGCCTATCACCGCAAAGGCCGGTCGATCATTGCCGACGAACTTTATGACCAGTCCCGTATCCGGCTCGGCGAATGGCGCGAGTGCTTCAAGCTTCCATCACCGTCCAAGCCGTTACGGACTGCATCGGGGCCGGTCGCGCATCCGATCGCCCATACCGGTCTCGACAAACTTCACGATGCAGCGGACATCGAAGCCTGGTTGCGCGACCGCAAAGAGGTCTGGGTACAACCCAAGGTCGACGGCGTGGCCGTCACGCTGATCTATCGCTCCGGGCGGTTGCAGCAGGCGATCAGTCGCGGCGACGGCATTCGCGGGCAGGACTGGACCGCATCGGCACAGAAAATCAGCGCCATTCCCCAGCAACTGACACAACCTCTGGATCTGTCGGTGCAGGGCGAACTGTATTGGCGACTGAACGACCATATCCAGGCCCGCATCGGTAGCGCCAACGCCCGCGCGACAGTCGCCGGCCTGATGGGACGCAAGGACTTGAGTGCCGAACAGGCAGCGGGCATCGGGCTTTTTGTCTGGGACTGGCCGTTGGGGCCGAGCAGCCTGAGAGATCGCATCGCGGGATTGGCCGCATTGGGTTTCGTAACCACGGAATCTTACAGCCACCCCGTCAGCGGTCTTGCCGATGCGCAGCAGTGGCGCGATCACTGGTATCGCTCGCCACTGCCTTTCGCCAGCGACGGTGTCGTATTGCGTCAGAGTCAGCGTCCCCCTGCCGAACGCTGGCAGGCGCGCTCGCCTTACTGGGCCGTGGCCTGGAAGTATCCGTTCGCCCAGGCACTGGCCGATGTGCGCAAGGTCAATTTCAAGATCGGCCGAACCGGGCGCATCACCCCCGTGCTGGAGCTGGCGCCGGTCAGGCTCGATGACCGCCAGATCAAACGAGTCAGCGTCAGCTCACTCAAACGCTGGCAGGAACTGGATATTCGCCCCGGCGACCAAGTCGCGATCAGTCTGGCCGGGCTGACAATTCCGCGACTGGACAGCGTTGTGCTGCGCAGCACGGAGCGCGTCGAGTTGAACGTTCCTCTCGCCAGCGACTTTCACCCCCTGAGCTGCTGGCAACCGACGCCCGGATGCGAGAGCCAGTTCCTAGCGCGTCTGACCTGGCTTGGTGGCAAACAGGGGCTGGCACTGCCCCATGTCGGACGCGGCACGTGGGAGAAACTTCTGGATACAGGCCGACTGAACAGCCTGCTGGATTGGTTGACCCTCGAGGAGCCAGAGCTTGCTAAGATTGCCGGCCTCGGCGAGCGCAGCAGCGCCCGCCTGCACCACAGTTTTCACAGCGCTCGCCAGCGGCCGTTCACCCAATGGCTCAAAGCCCTGGGGTTGCCGCCGACCGGCCAGGCCTCTTTGGCTGATTCATGGCAAGCGCTGGCACAACGGAATACCGAACAATGGCAGGCAGAACCCGGAATCGGCCCGGGTCGCGCAGCGCAATTGAGCGCTTTTTTCCGCGACCCGCAGGTGCTGGCCCTGAGTGAAACCTTACGCGCCGCCGGAATCGACGGCTTCTGA
- a CDS encoding substrate-binding periplasmic protein, translated as MPLITQLFAVLVFACLSFAARGEKLRIVTEPWAPYVYEADGKKLGLDFETTAIVFKRLGIDVEWQFLPWKRCLSMLETGQADGALDIFHSDERDATLLYPSEPLSDVEFVMFYANERPHPFRTLEDLKGLTVGTSPGYLYSPDFSESPLFNREPAPTHEANFGKLVRGRIDLLITDRRVGQHLLDELNIRNQITENPTVISRQSQFLAVRRNAGMDLLVQRFGAELKRFKREPAYAELSARYGAAPVSGKPLSSATTSGKTVEQQESGAQ; from the coding sequence ATGCCTTTGATCACGCAGTTATTCGCCGTGCTGGTTTTTGCTTGCCTGAGCTTTGCGGCTCGAGGTGAGAAGCTGCGTATCGTCACCGAACCCTGGGCGCCGTACGTGTACGAAGCCGACGGCAAGAAGCTCGGCCTGGACTTCGAAACCACTGCCATTGTGTTCAAGCGTCTGGGCATCGACGTCGAGTGGCAGTTCCTGCCCTGGAAACGCTGCCTGTCAATGCTCGAAACCGGTCAGGCGGACGGTGCGCTGGACATCTTTCACAGCGACGAACGCGATGCCACTCTGCTCTATCCCAGCGAACCCCTGTCGGACGTGGAGTTCGTGATGTTCTACGCCAACGAGCGGCCGCATCCGTTCCGCACCCTGGAGGACCTCAAGGGTCTGACCGTCGGCACCTCGCCGGGTTATCTGTACAGTCCGGACTTCAGCGAATCGCCCCTGTTCAACCGGGAACCGGCACCGACCCATGAAGCCAACTTCGGCAAACTGGTGCGCGGGCGCATCGATCTGTTGATCACCGACCGCCGTGTGGGGCAGCACTTGCTCGACGAATTGAACATCCGCAACCAGATCACCGAGAACCCCACGGTCATCAGTCGCCAGAGTCAGTTTCTGGCCGTGCGGCGCAATGCCGGGATGGATTTGCTGGTGCAGCGCTTCGGCGCCGAACTCAAGCGTTTCAAGCGCGAACCGGCCTATGCCGAACTGAGCGCGCGCTATGGCGCGGCGCCGGTTTCGGGCAAACCCTTGAGCAGCGCTACTACCAGCGGCAAAACCGTTGAGCAGCAGGAAAGCGGCGCGCAGTGA
- a CDS encoding acyl-CoA thioesterase, translating to MNFHTRKWVKPEDLNPNGTLFGGSLLRWIDEEAAIYAIVQLGNQRVVTKYISEINFVSASRQGDIIELGITATEFGRTSITLTCEVRNKITRKSILTVEKMVFVNLGEDGLPAPHGRTEIKYVKDQFKEDELVTK from the coding sequence ATGAATTTCCACACCCGCAAGTGGGTAAAACCCGAAGACCTCAACCCCAACGGCACCCTGTTCGGTGGCAGCCTGTTGCGCTGGATCGACGAAGAGGCCGCGATCTACGCCATCGTTCAGCTGGGCAACCAGCGCGTGGTGACCAAGTACATTTCCGAGATCAACTTCGTCAGCGCCTCGCGCCAGGGCGACATTATCGAGTTGGGTATCACCGCTACCGAGTTCGGCCGCACCTCGATCACCCTGACGTGCGAAGTGCGCAACAAGATCACCCGCAAGAGCATCCTGACGGTCGAGAAGATGGTCTTCGTCAACCTCGGCGAAGACGGCCTGCCGGCCCCGCACGGGCGGACCGAGATCAAGTACGTCAAAGACCAGTTCAAGGAAGACGAACTCGTCACCAAGTGA
- a CDS encoding formate/nitrite transporter family protein yields the protein MTTPTDGKTPDLSAKEQHEVEKSQPPRAAVLHEIIRTQGDQELERSIAALWWSALAAGLTMGLSLMGMGLLNSRLPEGDEFKVIASFGYCAGFLAVILARQQLFTENTLTAVLPVMTKPTLANFGRLIRLWTVVLFGNLCGTILVAYVMLELPIFDSKTDIAFLEIGRKVMENHASQMFAKGIVSGWMIATMVWMIPSMESAKMWIIILITYLMALGDFTHIVVGSAEVSYLVFAGELPWSDFWMVFAGPTLAGNIIGGSFIFALISHAQIRSESGKPKASADQAEKPDPQRIKQ from the coding sequence ATGACCACGCCAACCGACGGCAAGACCCCCGACCTCTCGGCCAAAGAGCAGCACGAAGTCGAGAAAAGCCAGCCGCCCCGGGCGGCGGTTCTGCATGAAATCATCCGCACCCAGGGCGACCAGGAGCTGGAGCGCAGTATTGCCGCGCTCTGGTGGTCGGCGCTTGCAGCCGGGCTGACCATGGGCCTGTCGCTGATGGGCATGGGCCTGCTCAATTCGCGATTGCCCGAGGGCGACGAGTTCAAGGTGATCGCCAGTTTCGGCTACTGCGCAGGCTTTCTTGCGGTGATTCTCGCCCGCCAGCAACTGTTCACCGAAAACACCCTGACCGCCGTGCTGCCGGTGATGACTAAACCGACCCTGGCCAATTTCGGCCGCCTGATCCGGCTCTGGACGGTCGTGCTGTTCGGCAACCTTTGCGGCACGATTCTGGTGGCCTACGTGATGCTGGAACTGCCGATCTTTGACAGCAAGACCGACATCGCCTTCCTCGAGATCGGCCGCAAGGTCATGGAGAACCATGCGAGCCAGATGTTCGCAAAAGGCATCGTTTCCGGCTGGATGATCGCCACCATGGTCTGGATGATTCCGTCCATGGAGAGCGCGAAGATGTGGATCATCATTCTCATCACTTATCTCATGGCGCTCGGCGATTTCACCCACATCGTGGTGGGTTCGGCTGAAGTGTCGTATCTGGTGTTTGCCGGCGAGTTGCCGTGGAGTGATTTCTGGATGGTGTTTGCCGGCCCGACGTTGGCGGGGAATATCATCGGCGGCAGTTTCATCTTCGCCCTGATCAGTCACGCGCAGATTCGCAGCGAAAGCGGAAAACCGAAAGCGTCTGCGGACCAGGCTGAAAAGCCCGATCCGCAGCGGATCAAGCAATGA